The Amycolatopsis sp. QT-25 genomic sequence CGCCGTCGCGCCGGGGATGATCAGCATCGCCACCACCAGGATCACGCCGACCACCTGCAACGCCACCACCGCGGTCAGCGCGAGCAGCCCCAGCAACGCGGCGCCGAGCACCCGGGGGTTCAGCCCGATGGCGAGCGCGTGCGTGGGGTCGAAGGCGTACAAGGTGAAGTCGCGGCGTTTGAGCACCAGCAGGGTGAGGGTGATCGCGCCGAGGACACCGATCTGGATCAGGTCCGGGTTGTCGACGCCGAGCAGGTTGCCGAAGATGATGTGGTTCAGGTCGGTCTGGCTGGGCGTCACCGAGATCAGCACGAGTCCGAGCGCGAACAACGTGGTGAACACGATGCCGATCGCGGCGTCCTCCTTGACCCGGCTGGTGTCACGGACGACACCGATCAGTGCCACGGCGAGGAAACCGAAGACGACGGCGCCCAGCGCGAAGGGCGCGCCGAGGACGTAGGCGAGCACGACGCCGGGCAGTACGGCGTGCGAGACCGCGTCGCCCATCAGCGACCAGCCGATCAGCACCAGCCAGCAGGAGAGCACCGCGCAGACGGCGGACGCGATGACCGTGGACGCCAGCGCCCGCACCATGAAGTCGTAGCTCAGCGGTTCGAGGAACAGGTCGTGGAGACTCACGCGAGTTCTTCTTCCCGTTGCAGGACATCGAGTCCGAAGGCCAGCGCGAGGTTTTCGGGCCGGAGCACCTCGCCGGGGGAGCCGTGCGCGAGCACCTTGCGCATCAGCAGGATCGCCTCGTCGGCGAGGCCGGGCAGCGCGTGCAGGTCGTGGGTGGAGATCAGGACGGCGGCACCGTCGGCCGCGAGCTCCTTGAGCAGCCGCGTGATCGTGGCTTCGGACCGTTTGTCCACGCCGGCGAACGGCTCGTCCAGCAGCAGGACGCGGGCGCCTTGGGCGATGCCGCGCGCGACGAACGCGCGTTTGCGCTGCCCGCCGGACAACTGGCCGATCTGCCGTCCGGCGAGTTCGGCCAGTTCGACCCGTTCCAGCGCGTGGTCGACGGCTTCGTGGTCGGCGCGGCGCGGCCGCCGGGTGAAGCCGAGCCGCCCGTAGCGGCCGGTCATCACGACCTCCCGCACCGACAACGGGAACGACCAGTCGACGTCCTCGCTCTGCGGCACGTAGCCGATCACACCGGTTTTGCGCGCGCGGGCGGGGGTGCCACCGTCGATCGAGACCGTGCCGGTGTCCGGCCGGACCATGCCCATGACGGTCTTGAACAGTGTCGACTTGCCGGAGCCGTTCATCCCGACCAGCCCGCAGACGTGACCGTGTCCGAGCGTGACGTCGACGCCGTCGAGCGCGAGGACGTCGCCGTAGTGGACGGTGACGCCTTCGACGCGGATCGCGGCCGTCACGGCTTCGCTCCGGTGAGGGCGGCGACGATCGTCTTCGAGTCGTGACGGATGAGGTCGAGGTAGGTCGGTACCGGACCTTCGGGGCCGGACAGGGAGTCCACGTACAGGACGCCGCCGAACGCGGTACCCGTGGCGGCGACGACCTGCTGCATCGGGGCGTCGGAGACGGTCGACTCGCAGAACACCGCGGGGACCTTGTTCTGCTTGACGAATTCGATGGCACGGGTGATCTGCTGGGGCGTGGCCTGCTGTTCGGCGTTGACCGCCCAGATGTACCGCTCCGTGAGACCGGTGTCGCGCGCGAGGTAGGAGAAGGCGCCTTCACAGGTGACCAGCGCTCGCTCGGTTTGCGGCAGGCCGCTCAGCGCACCCGTCATCTCGTCCCGCACCTCCGTCACTTTCGCCTTGTAGGCGTCGCCGTTGGCCTTGAACACGGCGGCGTCGCCGGAGGAGAGTTCGCTGAACGCCTTTACCATGTTGTCCACGTAGATACCCGCATTCGCCGGAGACATCCACGCGTGCGGGTTCGGTTTTCCCTGGTAGGCGTCTTCGCCGATGGCGATGGGCTGGACACCCTCGCTGACCACCTTGTGCGGGGCGTCGCTCTCCTTGACGAACCGGGCGAACCACGCCTCCAGGTTCAGCCCGTTGTCGAGGATCAGGTCCGCCTTCGCGGCCTTCTTGATGTCGTCCGGGGTGGGCTCGTAGCCGTGGATCTCGGCGCCGGGTTTGGTGATCGACTCGACCCGGAGCTTGTCGCCCGCGACGTTCGAGGCGATGTCCGCCAGGACCGTGAACGTGGTCAGCACGACGGGCCGCTTGTCG encodes the following:
- a CDS encoding metal ABC transporter permease; translation: MSLHDLFLEPLSYDFMVRALASTVIASAVCAVLSCWLVLIGWSLMGDAVSHAVLPGVVLAYVLGAPFALGAVVFGFLAVALIGVVRDTSRVKEDAAIGIVFTTLFALGLVLISVTPSQTDLNHIIFGNLLGVDNPDLIQIGVLGAITLTLLVLKRRDFTLYAFDPTHALAIGLNPRVLGAALLGLLALTAVVALQVVGVILVVAMLIIPGATAYLLTDRFGRMLVIAPSFSVLAAVTGLYLSYHLDTASGGMIVLVQGAGFTLVYLFGPRHGIVGKRLAKRRRELSRAA
- a CDS encoding metal ABC transporter ATP-binding protein, which produces MTAAIRVEGVTVHYGDVLALDGVDVTLGHGHVCGLVGMNGSGKSTLFKTVMGMVRPDTGTVSIDGGTPARARKTGVIGYVPQSEDVDWSFPLSVREVVMTGRYGRLGFTRRPRRADHEAVDHALERVELAELAGRQIGQLSGGQRKRAFVARGIAQGARVLLLDEPFAGVDKRSEATITRLLKELAADGAAVLISTHDLHALPGLADEAILLMRKVLAHGSPGEVLRPENLALAFGLDVLQREEELA
- a CDS encoding metal ABC transporter substrate-binding protein, which codes for MANLRKAACALAASVLVLSACGGPAVGTDDKRPVVLTTFTVLADIASNVAGDKLRVESITKPGAEIHGYEPTPDDIKKAAKADLILDNGLNLEAWFARFVKESDAPHKVVSEGVQPIAIGEDAYQGKPNPHAWMSPANAGIYVDNMVKAFSELSSGDAAVFKANGDAYKAKVTEVRDEMTGALSGLPQTERALVTCEGAFSYLARDTGLTERYIWAVNAEQQATPQQITRAIEFVKQNKVPAVFCESTVSDAPMQQVVAATGTAFGGVLYVDSLSGPEGPVPTYLDLIRHDSKTIVAALTGAKP